The following proteins come from a genomic window of Methanoculleus caldifontis:
- a CDS encoding HypC/HybG/HupF family hydrogenase formation chaperone, with translation MCIAMPAEVLEIKEGNIGVVDFGDLQQEVRLDLVDVKIGEFVLVHVGFAIQRLSREEGLETREIFRQVHAAMMEE, from the coding sequence ATGTGTATTGCAATGCCCGCTGAGGTGCTGGAGATAAAGGAAGGCAACATCGGCGTCGTCGACTTCGGCGACCTGCAGCAGGAGGTCAGGCTCGACCTCGTGGACGTGAAGATCGGCGAGTTCGTGCTCGTCCACGTCGGGTTTGCCATCCAGCGTCTCAGCAGAGAGGAGGGGCTTGAGACCCGCGAGATCTTCAGGCAGGTCCACGCCGCGATGATGGAGGAGTGA
- the hypE gene encoding hydrogenase expression/formation protein HypE, translating into MKVNLMHGAGGEVMGELLRVITNLEHNNAGGIGLESLDDGAVIPLNGQNIVFTTDNHVVSPIFFPGGDIGRIAVCGTINDLAMMGGRPIALSCGMVIPEGFEVADLERIVASMDAALGECGANLVTGDTKVLERGALDTIVINTAGIGVADRVVRDNGLHAGDRIIVSGTIGDHGIAIMAHREGFDFGGQIHSDVAPLWTLVEKALAAGEIHAMKDPTRGGFANAINEMARKSRVGVVIEEEALPLRTSVRSAAGMLGIDPLEVANEGKVVMGVAPGDADAVLAALRSHPYGRDAAIVGTVVEGSSVIMRTAIGGERFIEPPVGDPVPRVC; encoded by the coding sequence ATGAAAGTCAATCTCATGCACGGCGCCGGCGGCGAAGTGATGGGCGAGCTCCTTCGCGTCATCACCAACCTCGAGCACAACAACGCCGGCGGGATAGGCCTTGAGTCGCTGGACGACGGCGCGGTCATCCCCTTAAACGGCCAGAACATCGTATTCACGACCGACAACCACGTCGTCTCCCCGATCTTCTTCCCCGGCGGGGACATCGGGCGCATCGCCGTCTGCGGGACCATCAACGACCTTGCCATGATGGGAGGACGCCCGATCGCCCTTTCGTGCGGCATGGTCATCCCCGAGGGCTTCGAGGTCGCGGACCTCGAGCGGATCGTCGCATCGATGGATGCGGCCCTCGGCGAGTGCGGGGCGAACCTCGTCACCGGGGACACCAAGGTCCTCGAGCGGGGCGCGCTCGACACCATCGTCATCAACACCGCCGGCATCGGCGTCGCCGACCGGGTGGTGCGGGACAACGGCCTTCATGCCGGCGATAGGATCATCGTCAGCGGCACCATCGGCGACCACGGCATCGCGATCATGGCCCACCGCGAGGGGTTCGATTTCGGCGGGCAGATCCACTCCGACGTCGCCCCTCTCTGGACGCTCGTCGAGAAGGCGCTCGCGGCCGGGGAGATCCACGCCATGAAAGACCCGACGAGGGGCGGGTTTGCGAACGCCATCAACGAGATGGCGAGGAAGAGCAGGGTGGGCGTCGTCATCGAGGAGGAGGCGCTCCCCCTCCGGACGAGCGTCAGAAGCGCCGCCGGTATGCTCGGCATCGACCCTCTCGAGGTGGCGAACGAGGGCAAGGTCGTCATGGGGGTCGCGCCCGGCGATGCTGACGCCGTCCTTGCGGCGCTCCGCTCCCACCCCTACGGGCGGGACGCGGCGATCGTCGGTACGGTCGTCGAGGGCTCCAGCGTGATCATGCGGACCGCCATCGGCGGAGAACGGTTTATCGAGCCGCCGGTCGGCGACCCGGTCCCGCGTGTCTGCTAG
- a CDS encoding class I SAM-dependent methyltransferase: MTDHASIWDDDYRRRGDLWGGAPAPLPDLPAGAAVLEVGCGNGKTLAALARLSGSVTAVDISPRAVALARRHPGTAGAGFTVGDARCLPFRDGAFDAVILVHVVGHLPGPGRRSAAAEVCRVLRPGGTAFFRDFSVEDMRAGKGAETEQQTFRRGDGIITHYFTEAEAAELFTPLAPVLVRTHRWQMRVRGRDLPRAEIEAVFRKMR, translated from the coding sequence GTGACCGATCACGCATCCATCTGGGACGACGATTACCGGAGGCGGGGGGACCTCTGGGGGGGCGCGCCGGCGCCGCTTCCCGATCTCCCGGCAGGTGCCGCCGTCCTCGAGGTCGGCTGCGGGAACGGTAAGACCCTCGCTGCCCTTGCCCGGTTGTCGGGGAGCGTGACCGCGGTCGATATCTCTCCCCGCGCCGTTGCCCTCGCCCGGCGGCACCCGGGTACGGCGGGAGCCGGCTTTACCGTCGGCGACGCCCGGTGCCTGCCGTTCCGCGACGGGGCGTTCGATGCGGTCATCCTCGTCCACGTCGTCGGCCACCTGCCCGGACCGGGCCGGAGGTCCGCGGCGGCCGAGGTCTGCCGGGTGCTCCGGCCGGGGGGCACGGCATTCTTCCGCGACTTCTCCGTCGAGGATATGCGTGCCGGCAAGGGTGCCGAGACGGAGCAGCAGACCTTCCGGAGAGGGGACGGCATCATCACCCACTACTTCACCGAAGCCGAGGCCGCGGAACTCTTCACACCGCTCGCACCGGTCCTGGTCCGGACGCACCGCTGGCAGATGCGGGTCCGGGGCAGGGATCTCCCCCGGGCCGAGATCGAGGCGGTGTTCAGGAAGATGAGATAG
- a CDS encoding GNAT family N-acetyltransferase, which produces MERHEMVMEEPGIEVRLVGVWDVETIAGLYRAGGWWDEKWDPAGLAALIAGSFAFAVAIDSATGRAVGMGRVISDGVSDGYVQDLVVLPDYRGRGTGTMILSTLLEHCKSEGVTWVALVAEPGTEEFYTALGFRRMEGHVPMRWYPQDW; this is translated from the coding sequence ATGGAGAGGCATGAGATGGTGATGGAGGAGCCGGGAATCGAGGTGCGCCTCGTAGGCGTCTGGGACGTGGAGACGATTGCCGGCCTCTATCGGGCGGGGGGCTGGTGGGACGAGAAATGGGACCCTGCCGGCCTTGCGGCCCTCATAGCGGGGAGCTTCGCCTTCGCCGTTGCTATCGACTCTGCGACCGGGAGAGCGGTCGGGATGGGCAGGGTGATCTCGGACGGGGTCTCGGACGGCTACGTCCAGGACCTCGTCGTCCTTCCCGACTACCGGGGCCGGGGGACCGGAACGATGATATTATCTACGCTGCTCGAGCACTGTAAATCAGAAGGTGTCACCTGGGTCGCCCTCGTCGCCGAACCCGGGACCGAGGAGTTCTATACCGCACTCGGGTTCCGCAGGATGGAGGGGCACGTACCCATGCGGTGGTATCCACAAGACTGGTGA
- a CDS encoding hydrogenase maturation nickel metallochaperone HypA/HybF has protein sequence MHEYSIAYDIYTTARRAALENNAKEVKCVSVDVGKMAMVNPEQVEFLFNIIIEDDPLFREARLSCRDIETRTRCSCGYEGDERFVCPQCGKLPEIVSGMEIVVTNIEIETDEE, from the coding sequence ATGCACGAGTACAGCATCGCCTACGACATCTACACGACCGCCCGCCGGGCGGCGCTGGAGAACAACGCAAAAGAGGTCAAGTGCGTCTCGGTAGATGTCGGGAAGATGGCGATGGTGAATCCCGAGCAGGTGGAGTTCCTCTTCAATATCATCATCGAGGACGACCCGCTCTTTCGAGAGGCCCGGCTCTCGTGCCGGGACATCGAGACGCGGACCCGGTGTTCCTGCGGCTACGAGGGCGACGAGCGGTTCGTCTGCCCGCAGTGCGGGAAACTCCCGGAGATCGTCTCGGGTATGGAGATCGTCGTTACCAACATCGAGATAGAAACGGACGAAGAATGA
- the pyrC gene encoding dihydroorotase, translated as MTADLVLRNVALPTGRRADVVVAGGIVRHVGAAVRAEETIDCSRYTCLPGAVDMHVHMRGGVQAEKEDWRTGTMSAVAGGVTVVVDQPNTVPPITTPELLRARIRDAEEHAVCGFAVNAGVSPEADLAGMREAGAMAFGETFAAPSSYGEGLDPETLRGLLARIHAFGGLATVHAEEVSGPAPATLADHDRARPGAGEARAVQAVLGLAPAGMRLHFCHLSTAASVRAARGTVEVTPHHLFLSHGMFEESDTRARMNPPLRDEETRRDLWSCWDAIDVVASDHAPHTRPEKALPFETAPSGIPGVETMVPLLMAAVRRRRITLASVIEKTSWKPAAILGIPRAGFEPGDRADYALYPDAVTRIDAAALHAKCGWSPFDGLDAVFPEAVIVGGERAYASGDHLAVHPAWYPGQGFLSSENK; from the coding sequence ATGACCGCCGACTTGGTGCTCCGGAACGTGGCGCTCCCGACAGGCCGGCGCGCCGATGTCGTTGTCGCCGGGGGGATCGTCCGGCATGTCGGGGCCGCGGTGCGTGCCGAGGAGACGATCGACTGCAGCAGGTATACCTGCCTTCCCGGGGCGGTCGATATGCACGTCCACATGCGGGGGGGAGTCCAGGCAGAGAAGGAGGACTGGCGGACGGGGACGATGAGCGCGGTTGCCGGCGGGGTGACGGTCGTCGTCGACCAGCCGAACACCGTCCCTCCCATAACCACCCCCGAACTCCTCCGGGCGCGCATCCGGGACGCGGAGGAGCACGCGGTCTGCGGGTTCGCAGTGAACGCGGGGGTATCTCCGGAAGCCGACCTTGCAGGAATGCGGGAAGCCGGGGCGATGGCCTTCGGTGAGACCTTCGCCGCCCCGTCGAGTTACGGGGAAGGGCTCGACCCGGAGACCCTCAGAGGGCTGCTTGCCCGTATTCATGCCTTCGGGGGGCTCGCCACGGTCCATGCCGAGGAGGTCTCCGGCCCGGCGCCGGCAACGCTCGCCGACCACGACCGCGCCCGCCCCGGCGCCGGGGAAGCCCGCGCGGTGCAGGCGGTGCTGGGCCTCGCGCCGGCCGGAATGAGGCTCCACTTCTGCCACCTGAGCACCGCCGCCTCGGTCCGGGCCGCGCGCGGCACAGTGGAGGTGACGCCGCACCATCTCTTCCTCTCGCACGGGATGTTCGAGGAGAGCGATACCCGGGCCCGGATGAACCCGCCGCTCCGTGATGAGGAGACCCGGCGCGACCTGTGGTCCTGCTGGGACGCGATCGACGTCGTCGCCTCGGACCACGCGCCGCACACGCGTCCAGAGAAGGCGTTGCCGTTCGAGACCGCCCCCTCCGGCATCCCCGGCGTCGAGACGATGGTGCCGCTCCTGATGGCTGCGGTGCGCCGGAGGCGGATCACCCTCGCCTCGGTGATCGAGAAGACCTCCTGGAAGCCTGCCGCCATCCTCGGCATCCCGCGCGCGGGTTTCGAGCCGGGCGACCGGGCGGACTATGCTCTCTACCCTGATGCGGTCACCCGCATCGATGCCGCGGCCCTCCACGCAAAGTGCGGCTGGTCGCCGTTCGACGGGCTCGATGCGGTCTTCCCGGAAGCGGTGATCGTGGGCGGGGAGCGTGCCTACGCCTCCGGCGACCATCTCGCGGTGCATCCGGCGTGGTACCCCGGGCAAGGATTTTTATCCTCGGAAAATAAATAA
- the dnaG gene encoding DNA primase DnaG, producing MYSPETTKYLIHLTLQIEGVVDKPDVVGAIFGQTEGLLGEDLDLRDLQRTGRVGRIDVQITTKRGETKGEILISSSLDRAETALLASSLETIDRVGPCTAHVKVDRIEDIRVTKRRRIVERAKELLLEDFDEGAINSDDLLDEVREVIRIEKLEYLGDERVHAGPNVTASDAIILVEGRADVINLLRYGIKNAVAVEGTSIPRIIIELCSQKTATTLLDGDRGGELILRELLQVAEIDFVAYSPRGKSVEEMSRKEIVKALRNKVPVEVLTDQIPDEGAAERSPPSACPAPEEQPPEQQKGREENRKPPTTIGEHMADVRDRKIARFLSPDYTVLLESNAADVEGALQNLNGGVEGIVVDGTIDQRLLDQIGGKEIEFVAARDFKGIIKRPLSVRLMKIG from the coding sequence ATGTATTCACCGGAAACCACCAAATACCTCATCCATCTTACTCTGCAGATCGAGGGGGTGGTCGACAAACCCGACGTCGTGGGCGCCATCTTCGGCCAGACAGAGGGTCTGCTCGGCGAAGACCTCGACCTGCGCGATTTACAGAGGACCGGGCGTGTCGGCAGGATCGACGTCCAGATAACCACGAAACGAGGGGAGACAAAGGGCGAGATCCTGATATCGTCCTCGCTCGACCGGGCGGAGACCGCGCTTCTCGCATCGTCGCTTGAGACGATCGACAGGGTAGGGCCATGCACGGCGCACGTGAAGGTCGACCGGATCGAGGATATCCGGGTGACCAAACGACGCCGGATCGTCGAGCGTGCCAAAGAACTCCTTCTCGAGGACTTCGACGAGGGCGCGATAAACAGCGACGACCTTCTCGACGAGGTCCGGGAAGTCATCAGGATCGAGAAACTGGAGTACCTCGGCGATGAGAGGGTGCATGCCGGCCCGAACGTCACGGCCTCCGACGCCATCATCCTCGTCGAGGGCCGGGCCGACGTGATCAACCTCCTGCGCTACGGGATCAAGAACGCGGTTGCGGTCGAGGGGACCAGCATTCCCCGCATCATCATCGAACTCTGCTCGCAGAAGACCGCGACGACCCTGCTCGACGGAGACCGGGGTGGGGAGCTGATCCTCCGCGAGCTCCTTCAGGTCGCCGAGATCGATTTCGTGGCCTACAGCCCGCGGGGAAAAAGCGTTGAGGAGATGAGCCGCAAGGAGATCGTCAAGGCGCTCCGGAACAAAGTGCCGGTAGAGGTACTCACTGACCAGATCCCCGATGAGGGGGCGGCGGAGCGGTCGCCCCCATCGGCCTGCCCTGCCCCCGAAGAACAGCCGCCAGAGCAGCAGAAGGGGCGGGAGGAGAACCGGAAGCCTCCCACGACGATCGGCGAGCACATGGCCGACGTCAGGGACAGGAAGATCGCGCGATTCCTCTCTCCGGACTACACCGTCCTCCTCGAATCGAACGCTGCCGATGTCGAAGGCGCACTCCAGAACCTGAACGGCGGTGTCGAGGGGATCGTCGTCGACGGCACCATCGACCAGAGGCTTCTCGATCAGATCGGGGGAAAAGAGATTGAGTTTGTGGCCGCACGGGACTTTAAGGGGATTATAAAGCGTCCGCTGTCCGTCAGGCTCATGAAGATCGGATAA
- a CDS encoding DUF4352 domain-containing protein, whose translation MTPREPRVAVLAAIACIGLFASVLLLYPVVCATLLPFQAAGEGGEPGDVLSLGAFPESATALLAEPMSDEERLELLIAGASVPLLELSVEQVHALHTRDDAALQERAADLQALTASLYAGAAALEVSPGSEPARSHFIAALDEFAAAGALLGGGIPADRNVTDDALGRLATGTAHLSEALQDCRHLPTDGPDALPVLASLDEEPAPLFPDALQSGERFCYDDARKENSASLIVGPLTRSRTFQTSGTKPVQYTAESGKTYLLVTVRATHLGHRGNGINTRIQTPAESTFILHYDAGTYRPLASPGPTNKGASYSRVALGRGESVAGYLFFEVPEDLDPARAYLQATIGTESPVWLLGRSA comes from the coding sequence GTGACGCCGAGGGAACCCCGTGTTGCAGTGCTCGCGGCAATCGCCTGTATCGGGCTGTTTGCATCCGTTCTGCTCCTCTACCCGGTGGTATGCGCGACGCTCCTTCCCTTTCAGGCAGCCGGGGAGGGCGGCGAGCCCGGAGACGTCCTCAGCCTGGGAGCGTTCCCGGAGAGCGCTACGGCTCTCCTTGCCGAACCGATGAGCGATGAAGAGAGGCTCGAACTGCTCATAGCCGGGGCCAGCGTCCCGCTCCTGGAACTCTCGGTAGAGCAGGTGCATGCCCTGCACACCCGGGACGACGCGGCGCTTCAGGAGCGGGCAGCCGATCTCCAGGCTCTTACAGCGAGCCTCTACGCCGGGGCCGCCGCCCTCGAGGTATCCCCCGGGAGCGAGCCTGCGCGCTCGCACTTCATCGCGGCGCTCGATGAGTTCGCCGCAGCCGGCGCCCTGCTTGGCGGGGGCATCCCCGCCGACCGGAACGTGACGGACGATGCGCTGGGCCGCCTGGCCACCGGGACCGCACACCTCTCTGAAGCCCTGCAGGACTGCAGACACCTCCCCACAGATGGTCCGGACGCTCTCCCTGTCCTGGCGAGCCTCGACGAGGAGCCTGCGCCCCTCTTCCCCGACGCCCTGCAGTCCGGCGAGCGGTTCTGCTACGACGATGCCCGGAAGGAGAACTCCGCCTCGCTGATCGTCGGCCCGCTGACCCGGTCGCGCACGTTCCAGACCAGCGGCACGAAACCGGTGCAATACACCGCAGAGTCCGGGAAGACCTACCTCCTGGTCACCGTCCGTGCGACACACCTCGGCCATAGAGGAAACGGCATCAACACCCGTATCCAGACCCCGGCGGAGAGCACTTTCATCCTCCACTACGATGCCGGGACCTATCGCCCCCTCGCGTCACCCGGACCGACCAACAAGGGAGCATCGTACTCCAGGGTCGCTCTCGGCCGGGGAGAGTCCGTGGCGGGATACCTCTTCTTCGAGGTTCCGGAGGACCTGGACCCGGCCCGTGCCTACCTCCAGGCGACCATCGGGACGGAGAGTCCGGTCTGGCTCCTCGGCAGATCGGCATGA
- a CDS encoding hydrogenase maturation protease, translated as MTIQKNCICVIGCGNPLMGNDGAGIAVMHLLDGRYPGVDTVDGGTGGFGLIPLMEGYEKVLIVDAMTGVGDRIGEVVVFEAPPSTKVPVCALHDIGVGEVVTIARELGYVGEVVTVGIEVGEIQAFSREMDPAVEEGVRVAGREVVRILRRWSDKACGAPMDA; from the coding sequence ATGACCATACAGAAGAACTGCATCTGCGTCATCGGGTGCGGGAATCCCCTCATGGGAAACGACGGAGCGGGGATCGCGGTGATGCACCTCCTTGACGGGAGATATCCCGGTGTCGACACGGTCGACGGCGGCACCGGGGGGTTTGGCCTGATCCCGCTGATGGAGGGTTACGAGAAGGTGCTGATCGTCGATGCGATGACGGGCGTCGGTGACCGTATCGGCGAGGTCGTCGTCTTCGAAGCGCCGCCGTCGACAAAAGTCCCTGTATGTGCTCTCCACGACATAGGCGTCGGGGAGGTCGTGACGATAGCCCGCGAACTCGGGTATGTCGGGGAGGTCGTGACCGTCGGGATCGAGGTCGGGGAGATCCAGGCGTTCAGCCGGGAGATGGACCCGGCGGTCGAGGAAGGGGTCCGGGTTGCCGGTCGGGAGGTCGTCAGGATCCTCCGGAGATGGTCTGATAAGGCCTGCGGTGCTCCCATGGATGCGTAG
- a CDS encoding UPF0058 family protein, whose translation MHKEELIALHGILTEIKDFFELTHPELKFSQYYALKIDPSQVHKSKMEHKYAIFVLGTELANAMKDVEFSSSGRISARMKELAEKTLKEIEYQQ comes from the coding sequence ATGCACAAGGAAGAGTTAATAGCCTTACATGGGATTCTCACAGAGATCAAGGACTTTTTTGAGCTGACCCATCCGGAGTTGAAGTTCTCGCAGTACTATGCGTTGAAGATAGACCCGTCTCAGGTGCATAAAAGTAAGATGGAACATAAGTATGCGATATTCGTGCTCGGGACGGAACTTGCGAACGCCATGAAGGACGTGGAGTTCTCGTCCTCCGGAAGGATCTCTGCGCGGATGAAGGAACTTGCAGAGAAGACGCTCAAAGAGATAGAATACCAGCAGTGA
- a CDS encoding DUF2156 domain-containing protein — protein MLRFSDFKPVSLDDRDLFSRHYRQYPQVHSDNTFANMVCWNHYADYRFADVGDSIVLSSTIDGVTTFRMPIGPRDPDLLHDVIEIAVREGGESPLLVLDPISEGWIRELYPDLPLHADRGFFDYIYRTEDLAELPGKNYATIRRQVNRFEREHTYTVEAITEENINEVWEFLVVWCEWRDCDSEPILAYEKDAILFAVNNFFAVGLEGFIIRIGSTIGAISIVGPVNQEMAVVHFEKALPETYKDIYKVITTGTAAALRDRYRYVNRECDMGVPGLRESKTRYRPAYMVEVHHATRSDLEVCCR, from the coding sequence ATGCTGAGATTCTCCGATTTCAAACCCGTGAGCCTGGACGATCGCGACCTCTTTTCGCGGCACTACCGGCAGTACCCCCAGGTGCATAGCGACAACACGTTTGCGAACATGGTCTGCTGGAACCACTACGCAGACTACCGTTTCGCCGATGTGGGAGATTCGATCGTCCTCTCGAGCACCATCGACGGCGTGACGACGTTCCGCATGCCGATCGGGCCGAGGGATCCGGACCTGCTCCACGACGTCATCGAGATCGCGGTGAGGGAAGGCGGCGAGTCCCCGCTGCTGGTGCTCGATCCGATAAGCGAGGGATGGATCCGGGAGCTCTACCCTGACCTGCCCCTGCACGCAGACCGGGGCTTCTTCGATTACATCTACCGGACGGAGGACCTCGCGGAGCTCCCCGGAAAGAACTACGCCACTATCCGGCGCCAGGTCAACCGGTTCGAACGGGAGCATACGTATACGGTCGAAGCGATCACGGAAGAGAACATCAACGAGGTCTGGGAGTTTCTGGTCGTCTGGTGCGAATGGCGGGACTGCGACTCCGAACCCATCCTTGCGTACGAGAAAGATGCCATTCTTTTTGCGGTGAACAACTTCTTTGCCGTCGGCCTTGAAGGATTTATCATCAGGATCGGCTCCACGATCGGAGCGATATCGATCGTCGGGCCGGTCAACCAGGAGATGGCGGTCGTTCACTTCGAAAAAGCGCTTCCCGAGACTTACAAGGATATCTACAAGGTGATCACGACCGGGACGGCGGCCGCGCTCCGTGACCGCTACCGCTACGTCAACCGGGAGTGCGATATGGGCGTGCCCGGCCTGCGCGAATCAAAGACGCGTTACCGCCCCGCCTATATGGTCGAGGTCCATCATGCGACCCGTAGCGACCTGGAGGTATGCTGCCGATGA
- a CDS encoding ATP-grasp domain-containing protein — MIRIVPKPTDTPDDNSTGAVIQELERAGAQYGVLDLGAIDPLDSGLENELIWVCGIRQDGHQFETLSVLALDNQVINTPESIVTCASKVMTSALLIQNGVRTPRTAYLRSETQANDFLSRHGKVVYKPLYGYDGNGIRLVTEPAELGPGPWYLQEYVKNDRDFRVFVLGGEAVGAITRVSDSLMHNIHQGGIGMPVTIDEEMRAIAEASASAIGIDYCGVDLLRDAEGYTVLEVNGTPNWHCMAAPIPKLLAAYLIEHERGMRA, encoded by the coding sequence ATGATCCGTATCGTACCAAAACCGACCGATACGCCGGACGACAATTCGACCGGCGCCGTTATACAGGAGCTGGAGAGAGCCGGCGCTCAGTACGGGGTTCTTGACCTCGGTGCAATCGACCCTCTTGACTCCGGGCTTGAGAACGAACTCATCTGGGTCTGCGGGATCCGGCAGGACGGGCACCAGTTCGAGACCCTGAGCGTGCTCGCGCTCGATAATCAGGTGATCAACACACCAGAAAGCATCGTCACCTGCGCGTCCAAGGTGATGACGTCGGCGCTCCTGATTCAGAACGGGGTGCGGACGCCCCGGACGGCTTACCTGCGCTCGGAGACACAGGCCAACGACTTCCTCTCACGGCACGGGAAGGTCGTCTACAAGCCGCTCTACGGGTATGACGGGAACGGCATCAGGCTCGTGACCGAACCAGCCGAACTCGGGCCGGGCCCCTGGTATCTGCAGGAGTACGTCAAGAACGACCGGGACTTCCGCGTCTTCGTCCTCGGCGGGGAGGCCGTCGGTGCGATAACCCGGGTCTCCGATAGCCTGATGCACAACATCCACCAGGGCGGGATCGGCATGCCGGTCACGATCGACGAAGAGATGCGTGCCATCGCCGAGGCGTCGGCATCTGCGATCGGGATCGATTACTGCGGCGTCGATCTCCTCCGGGACGCTGAGGGCTACACGGTCCTCGAAGTGAACGGGACGCCGAACTGGCACTGCATGGCGGCACCGATCCCGAAACTGCTCGCGGCTTACCTCATCGAGCACGAGCGCGGGATGCGAGCCTGA
- a CDS encoding DUF167 domain-containing protein — translation MEPYADAVIETNKGVTIALDVTAGAKRSLFPAGYNEWRKSIRCQVSAPAVGGKANRAITDLVAERLQVPRSGVTIIAGHTSSSKTVAIADLSRSVVLALLSTVG, via the coding sequence ATGGAACCATATGCCGACGCCGTCATCGAGACCAATAAAGGCGTCACCATAGCGCTCGACGTTACGGCAGGTGCAAAGCGGTCTCTGTTTCCTGCAGGCTACAATGAGTGGCGCAAGAGTATCCGCTGCCAGGTATCGGCCCCTGCTGTCGGCGGGAAGGCAAACCGTGCTATCACGGACCTCGTCGCAGAGAGGCTCCAGGTGCCCCGTTCAGGTGTGACGATCATCGCGGGGCATACGTCCTCCTCAAAGACCGTGGCGATCGCCGATCTGTCGCGATCCGTGGTTCTGGCGCTCCTCTCCACCGTCGGCTGA
- a CDS encoding DUF4352 domain-containing protein, whose amino-acid sequence MILALLVFTSFLFSPSPTAAGSVPADPAHPQPVVVRNLSSVLAGVEERIGSGHPLSATPGTVPADGPAVPGGNESAGQDENTTPPAPEYDDDELVRLVSENSVSLMLLSVQNAYALYAWDEKPARESAAALRASATGLLKRAGALRVSDDAGDLSESFTLALTSYVAAAEALQGTTPLNRTMVDAALDANRQGSNYLRDASEHLESREFEAPGEIVAVNLSLPRPSASGDELVLFQRYNYEDRYRANDISLMLESVRGTGMYHFLDKSGEAVTAEAGRIFLLVKVRATNLGHKGENRIYTIRSPDIREFTLYYRGTAYAPVKLASGTSLGEPYAAATLGRYESKTGYIVFDVPAAIPIDECFVRVNLGSSGSPVWALGRTL is encoded by the coding sequence ATGATACTGGCCCTTCTGGTCTTTACGAGTTTCCTCTTCAGCCCGTCTCCGACCGCCGCCGGTTCGGTTCCGGCCGATCCCGCACACCCGCAGCCGGTTGTTGTCCGGAACCTCTCTTCAGTCCTCGCCGGGGTTGAGGAGCGGATCGGGAGCGGCCATCCCCTGAGCGCCACTCCCGGCACGGTACCGGCGGACGGACCTGCCGTTCCCGGCGGGAACGAGTCCGCCGGGCAGGATGAGAACACCACGCCGCCCGCCCCGGAGTACGACGACGACGAACTGGTCCGGCTGGTGAGCGAGAACAGCGTATCGCTCATGCTTCTCTCCGTGCAGAACGCCTACGCGCTCTACGCCTGGGACGAGAAACCGGCGCGGGAGAGTGCCGCGGCGCTCCGGGCATCTGCGACAGGTCTCCTCAAGAGAGCAGGAGCGCTTCGGGTCTCGGACGATGCGGGCGACCTGAGCGAGTCCTTCACCCTTGCCCTCACGTCCTACGTGGCGGCCGCGGAGGCGCTGCAGGGAACCACGCCCCTCAACAGGACGATGGTGGATGCCGCCCTCGACGCGAACCGGCAGGGATCGAATTATCTCCGCGACGCGTCTGAGCACCTGGAGTCTCGCGAGTTTGAGGCACCCGGGGAGATCGTGGCGGTCAACCTCTCCCTGCCACGCCCCTCCGCCTCAGGAGACGAACTGGTGCTCTTCCAGCGCTACAACTACGAGGACCGGTACCGCGCAAACGACATCTCTCTGATGCTGGAGTCGGTACGGGGCACCGGTATGTATCATTTCCTCGATAAGAGCGGAGAGGCGGTCACGGCGGAGGCCGGAAGGATCTTCCTGCTCGTCAAGGTGAGGGCCACGAACCTCGGCCATAAAGGGGAGAACAGGATCTATACCATACGGTCACCGGATATCCGTGAGTTTACTCTGTATTACCGGGGCACGGCCTATGCCCCGGTAAAGCTGGCGAGCGGGACGTCGCTTGGGGAGCCATATGCCGCGGCAACGCTGGGCCGGTATGAATCGAAGACGGGATACATCGTCTTTGACGTTCCGGCAGCGATCCCGATCGACGAGTGTTTTGTCCGGGTGAACCTCGGCAGCAGCGGGTCGCCGGTCTGGGCGCTCGGCAGGACGCTCTGA